The following proteins come from a genomic window of Gossypium raimondii isolate GPD5lz chromosome 5, ASM2569854v1, whole genome shotgun sequence:
- the LOC105766344 gene encoding uroporphyrinogen decarboxylase 1, chloroplastic: MSFSSLTSACSSLGVKSSSLIVQLGFQTTENNKFPGAFVSSPKRTKINKFSIACSSTDPLLVKAARGDPVSRPPAWMMRQAGRYMAVYRKLAEKHPSFRERSETTDLIVEISLQPWEAFRPDGVIIFSDILTPLPAFGVPFDIEEVRGPVIQSPIRSEDDLKALHPIDLEKLHFVGESLKILRQEVGGHAAVLGFVGAPWTIATYIVEGGTTRTYTTIKSMCHTAPNLLRTLLSHLTKAISEYIIYQVESGAHCIQIFDSWGGQLPPDMWEQWSKPYITEIVSVVRNKCPKTPLVLYINGNGGLLERMKGTGVDVIGLDWTVDMADARKRLGSDISVQGNVDPAYLFSPLSAVTKEIQRVVKCAGPRGHILNLGHGVLVGTPEEAVAHFFDVSKSLNYDGSSQNHSMEESKLLV; encoded by the exons atgagcttCTCTTCACTAACAAG TGCTTGCAGTTCCTTGGGTGTTAAATCATCAAGCTTGATAGTGCAGCTGGGTTTTCAGACTACTGAAAATAACAAGTTCCCTGGAGCTTTTGTTTCATCCcccaaaagaacaaaaattaacaaGTTTTCTATAGCTTGCTCTTCTACTG ATCCATTGTTGGTTAAGGCTGCGAGAGGAGATCCTGTAAGTCGACCTCCTGCATGGATGATGCGGCAGGCAGGAAGGTATATGGCTGTTTACAGAAAGCTTGCCGAGAAACACCCATCCTTCAGAGAGAGGTCCGAGACAACTGATCTCATTGTGGAAATTTCTCTGCAGCCTTGGGAAGCTTTCCGTCCTGATGGAGTGATAATTTTCTCCGATATACTTACTCCACTGCCTGCATTTGGGGTCCCATTTGACATTGAAGAAGTAAGGGGCCCTGTTATTCAGTCACCAATTCGCTCTGAGGACGATTTGAAGGCATTGCATCCAATTGACTTGGAAAAGCTACACTTTGTTGGAGAATCACTTAAGATTTTGCGCCAGGAG GTTGGAGGTCATGCAGCGGTACTAGGTTTTGTTGGAGCACCTTGGACGATCGCCACATATATAGTAGAGGGAGGTACAACCCGAACTTATACAACCATAAAGAGTATGTGCCACACGGCACCGAATTTATTGAGGACTCTTCTTTCTCATTTAACAAAGGCAATATCCGAATACATTATTTACCAAGTGGAGTCTGGAGCACATTGCATACAAATATTTGATTCTTGGGGTGGGCAACTACCACCTGACATGTGGGAGCAATGGTCAAAGCCTTACATAACTGAG ATTGTGAGTGTAGTACGAAATAAATGCCCTAAAACACCTCTTGTTCTCTACATTAACGGTAACGGTGGCCTCCTTGAACGCATGAAAGGAACTGGGGTTGATGTGATTGGACTTGACTGGACAGTGGATATGGCTGATGCAAGGAAGCGTTTGGGTAGCGATATCAGTGTGCAGGGAAATGTCGACCCTGCTTACTTGTTTTCTCCACTTTCTGCAGTGACCAAAGAAATTCAAAG GGTCGTTAAGTGTGCAGGACCACGCGGTCACATTCTTAACTTGGGTCATGGAGTTCTAGTCGGGACACCTGAAGAAGCTGTTGCACATTTCTTTGACGTCTCAAAAAGCTTGAACTATGACGGTTCATCCCAAAATCATTCGATGGAGGAATCTAAATTGTTAGTTTGA